The following coding sequences are from one Hymenobacter sp. DG25A window:
- a CDS encoding RidA family protein, with product MKADETSSAHNSSRAPEPVGLYPHARRAGNLLFLSGVGPRQRGHKNVPGVELNPDGSIRSYDFEGQCHAVFQNVRYILEEAGARWEDLIDVTVFLTNMKDDFATYNRLYAEYFASSQPCRTTVEINCLPTPIAIELKCIAVVK from the coding sequence ATGAAAGCCGATGAAACTTCCAGCGCGCACAACTCCAGCCGCGCCCCCGAGCCCGTGGGCCTGTATCCGCACGCCCGCCGGGCCGGCAATTTATTGTTTCTTTCCGGCGTAGGCCCCCGCCAGCGCGGCCATAAAAACGTGCCCGGGGTAGAGCTGAATCCCGATGGCAGCATCCGCAGCTATGATTTTGAAGGTCAGTGCCACGCCGTTTTTCAGAATGTTCGCTATATTCTGGAAGAGGCCGGGGCCCGCTGGGAGGATTTAATTGACGTGACGGTGTTCCTGACCAATATGAAGGACGACTTTGCAACCTACAACCGCCTCTACGCCGAGTATTTCGCCTCCAGCCAGCCCTGCCGCACCACCGTCGAAATCAACTGCCTGCCCACGCCCATTGCCATTGAACTCAAATGCATTGCGGTGGTTAAGTAG
- a CDS encoding S9 family peptidase, with amino-acid sequence MKKSFLAALLCLPLAAAAQSGVLTPELLWKMGRLGEMQVSPDGRQVAFTVTRYNLADNKGNADIFVMPATGGAMKQLTNTPGSEGNLNWRPDGKKLTYISAEGGSDQLYEMNPDGSGLQKLSAFPEEGIANLKYAPTGKFIFYTQEVKTGKEVKDWYPDLLKADARIIDDLNYRHWNAWDDYKVNHVFFQPMGDDGKPTGYGKDVMPGEKFDAPLQPFGGAEQIAFSPDGYQLAYTSRKLTGKAEAESTNSDIYLYDVRSGKTRNLSEGLGGYDTEPSFSPDGSKVAWLSMATPGFESDRNGIVVLDLKSGKREDITKGSEQAAGNVRWSQDGKTIYFVSVLAGTEQIFSIPGKGGKIKQLTKGPQNYNSFELASKDAAIVNKTTISSPAELVRIDLKNGRETALTHLNQPELAGVKMGKVEDRRVTTTDGKQMQVYVIYPPDFDPNKKYPTLLYCQGGPQSPITQSWSYRWNFQLMAAHGYIVVAPNRRGLPGFGTEWNNSISTDWGGQPIKDYLSAIDAVSQEPFVDKDRRGCVGASYGGYSVYFLAGHHQGRFKTFIAHAGLYNLESWYPTTEEMFFANHDLGGPPWQEPQPRTYQEFNPQMFARNWDTPILVIHGGKDFRVPESQGMEAFGTAQLRGIPSRFLYFPNEGHWIQKPQNAVLWNRVFFDWLGRTLQPGAAPVTGH; translated from the coding sequence ATGAAAAAATCCTTTCTCGCGGCGCTGCTCTGCCTTCCCTTGGCAGCCGCAGCCCAATCAGGCGTACTCACGCCGGAGCTTCTCTGGAAGATGGGCCGGCTGGGCGAAATGCAGGTGTCGCCGGACGGACGACAGGTGGCTTTCACCGTTACGCGCTACAACCTGGCCGATAACAAAGGCAACGCCGACATTTTTGTGATGCCGGCCACCGGCGGGGCCATGAAGCAGCTCACCAACACGCCCGGCAGTGAAGGCAACCTGAACTGGCGCCCCGATGGCAAAAAACTTACCTACATCAGCGCCGAAGGCGGCTCCGACCAGCTCTATGAAATGAACCCCGATGGGTCCGGCCTGCAGAAGCTGAGCGCCTTTCCGGAAGAAGGCATTGCCAACCTGAAGTACGCCCCTACCGGCAAGTTTATCTTCTACACCCAGGAAGTAAAAACCGGCAAAGAGGTGAAAGACTGGTACCCCGACCTGCTAAAGGCCGATGCCCGCATCATCGACGACCTCAACTACCGCCACTGGAACGCCTGGGACGACTATAAAGTCAACCACGTGTTCTTCCAGCCTATGGGAGATGATGGCAAGCCCACCGGCTACGGGAAAGATGTGATGCCCGGGGAAAAATTTGACGCGCCCCTGCAGCCCTTTGGCGGCGCAGAGCAGATTGCCTTTTCCCCCGATGGCTACCAGCTGGCCTACACCTCGCGCAAGCTCACGGGCAAGGCCGAGGCCGAAAGCACCAACTCCGATATTTACCTCTACGACGTGCGCTCGGGCAAGACGCGCAACCTGAGCGAGGGCCTGGGCGGCTACGATACCGAACCCAGCTTCTCGCCCGATGGCAGCAAAGTAGCCTGGCTGAGCATGGCCACGCCCGGCTTTGAGTCAGACCGCAACGGCATTGTGGTGCTGGACCTTAAATCCGGCAAGCGGGAGGATATCACCAAAGGCTCGGAGCAGGCCGCGGGCAACGTGCGCTGGAGCCAGGATGGCAAAACCATTTACTTCGTAAGCGTGCTGGCCGGCACGGAGCAGATTTTCTCGATTCCCGGCAAAGGCGGCAAAATTAAGCAGCTCACCAAGGGCCCGCAGAACTACAATAGCTTTGAGCTGGCGAGTAAGGACGCAGCCATCGTCAACAAAACCACCATCAGCAGCCCCGCCGAGCTGGTGCGCATCGACCTGAAAAATGGCCGCGAAACTGCCCTCACCCACCTGAACCAGCCAGAGCTGGCCGGCGTGAAAATGGGCAAGGTGGAAGACCGCCGCGTAACCACCACCGACGGCAAGCAGATGCAGGTGTACGTTATCTACCCGCCTGACTTCGACCCCAACAAAAAATACCCTACCCTGCTGTACTGCCAGGGCGGCCCGCAAAGCCCCATTACGCAAAGCTGGAGCTACCGCTGGAACTTCCAGCTGATGGCTGCCCACGGCTACATTGTGGTGGCCCCCAACCGCCGCGGCCTGCCAGGCTTTGGCACGGAGTGGAACAACAGCATTTCCACCGATTGGGGTGGGCAGCCCATCAAAGATTACCTCTCGGCTATTGATGCCGTAAGCCAGGAGCCGTTTGTAGATAAGGACCGGCGCGGCTGTGTGGGCGCTTCTTACGGCGGCTACTCCGTGTATTTCCTGGCGGGCCACCATCAGGGGCGCTTCAAGACGTTTATTGCCCACGCCGGCCTCTATAACCTGGAAAGCTGGTACCCCACCACGGAGGAAATGTTCTTCGCCAATCACGATTTGGGCGGGCCCCCATGGCAGGAACCGCAGCCCCGTACCTACCAGGAGTTCAACCCCCAGATGTTTGCCCGCAACTGGGATACGCCCATCCTGGTCATTCATGGCGGCAAGGACTTCCGGGTGCCCGAGAGCCAGGGCATGGAAGCCTTTGGGACGGCGCAGCTGCGGGGGATTCCCAGCCGCTTCCTGTATTTCCCCAACGAAGGCCACTGGATTCAGAAGCCCCAGAACGCAGTGCTCTGGAACCGGGTGTTCTTTGACTGGCTGGGCCGCACGCTGCAGCCCGGCGCAGCGCCGGTTACCGGCCATTAA
- a CDS encoding YeiH family protein encodes MKSAHPLSSSGSKPVFTADRWAALLAHRWEIRGLAVTPRILIFGIALLICLSPWGSPPLALALGLVVALVIGNPFPAQSRRYTSKLLQWSVVGLGFGMNAQTALQAGREGLLFTVVSILGTLTLGFLVGRWLGIDRKISHLISSGTAICGGSAIAAVGPVIQAEEGQMSVALGTVFILNSVALFLFPAVGHALQMSQNQFGLWAAIAIHDTSSVVGAASHYGDQALQIATTVKLARALWIIPVALGTAFFFKTKEAKVKLPWFILGFVGAMLLNTLVPALQPFTPAIVKLAKLGLTVTLFLIGAGLSLAVLRSVGVRPFVQGILLWGVVSAASLWVILHTVV; translated from the coding sequence ATGAAAAGTGCCCACCCGTTATCCTCTTCCGGTAGTAAACCTGTTTTTACTGCTGACCGCTGGGCTGCGCTTCTGGCGCACCGCTGGGAGATAAGGGGGCTGGCCGTTACGCCGCGCATTCTGATTTTTGGTATTGCTCTGCTCATTTGCCTGTCGCCGTGGGGCTCACCGCCGCTGGCCCTGGCGCTGGGGCTGGTGGTAGCACTGGTCATTGGCAACCCTTTTCCGGCGCAAAGCCGGCGTTACACCAGCAAGCTGCTGCAATGGTCGGTAGTAGGGCTGGGGTTTGGGATGAATGCCCAGACGGCCCTGCAGGCCGGGCGCGAGGGGCTGCTGTTCACCGTAGTTTCTATTCTGGGCACGCTCACCCTGGGGTTTCTGGTAGGCCGCTGGCTGGGTATCGACCGTAAAATTTCCCATCTCATTTCCAGTGGCACTGCTATTTGCGGGGGCAGTGCCATTGCGGCTGTGGGGCCGGTCATTCAGGCTGAGGAAGGGCAGATGTCGGTGGCGCTGGGCACGGTGTTTATTCTGAACTCGGTAGCCTTGTTTCTGTTTCCGGCGGTGGGCCATGCCCTGCAGATGAGCCAGAACCAGTTTGGCCTCTGGGCCGCCATTGCCATTCACGATACCAGCTCCGTGGTAGGCGCCGCCAGCCACTACGGCGACCAGGCCCTGCAGATTGCCACCACCGTTAAGCTGGCCCGTGCCCTCTGGATTATTCCCGTGGCCCTGGGCACCGCTTTCTTCTTCAAAACCAAAGAGGCCAAAGTAAAGCTGCCGTGGTTTATTCTAGGGTTTGTGGGCGCCATGCTGCTCAATACCCTGGTGCCGGCGCTGCAGCCGTTTACTCCTGCCATTGTAAAGCTGGCCAAGCTGGGCCTCACCGTTACATTGTTTCTGATTGGGGCCGGGCTTTCTCTGGCAGTGCTGCGCTCCGTGGGTGTGCGCCCCTTTGTGCAGGGCATTCTGCTGTGGGGCGTGGTTTCGGCCGCTTCGCTCTGGGTTATTCTGCACACGGTGGTGTAG
- a CDS encoding bestrophin family protein, which yields MYVRNNIRWSLIWRVARQNVFIFTVYALLVCVVYGPFNFHSLSIPWQPVATLGIAVSFYLGFKNNGSYERFWEGRKLWGGVVNTSRTWAVQVLEYITSRVDAPDVEAPAASAEELSERHRRLVYRQIAWCNALRIQLRRQPEQWDIEVAPFLEVTEAERMRHYMNPAAHLVRQQAADLRLLREERGLLNDFQHVGMMRSLEELYNLQGGCERIKNTPFPRQYAFFSYVFVWLFAALLPLGLIGEFAQMGPDHIWLTVPFSVLVSWVFNTIEIVGHTSENPFDNQVNDVPMTALCRSIEIDLREMLGETHLPPRIEPHNDVLY from the coding sequence ATGTACGTTCGTAATAATATTCGCTGGTCTCTTATCTGGCGGGTAGCCCGACAAAATGTGTTCATTTTCACCGTATATGCCCTGCTGGTATGCGTGGTATACGGGCCATTTAATTTTCACTCCCTCTCCATTCCCTGGCAGCCGGTAGCCACGCTGGGTATTGCCGTATCGTTCTACCTGGGCTTTAAAAACAACGGCTCCTACGAGCGTTTCTGGGAGGGCCGTAAGCTCTGGGGCGGCGTGGTGAATACCAGCCGTACCTGGGCCGTGCAGGTGCTGGAATACATTACCTCCCGCGTAGATGCCCCGGATGTGGAGGCGCCCGCGGCCTCGGCGGAGGAGCTATCGGAGCGCCACCGCCGGTTGGTGTACCGCCAGATAGCCTGGTGCAACGCCCTGCGCATTCAGCTGCGCCGCCAGCCCGAGCAATGGGATATTGAGGTGGCGCCCTTTCTGGAAGTGACGGAAGCGGAGCGCATGCGGCATTACATGAACCCCGCCGCCCACCTGGTGCGCCAGCAGGCCGCCGACCTGCGCCTGCTGCGCGAAGAGCGCGGCCTGCTCAACGATTTTCAGCACGTAGGCATGATGCGCAGCCTGGAAGAGCTCTACAATCTGCAGGGCGGGTGCGAGCGAATCAAGAACACGCCTTTCCCGCGCCAGTATGCCTTCTTTAGCTATGTGTTTGTGTGGTTGTTTGCGGCCTTGCTGCCGCTGGGCCTCATTGGCGAGTTTGCCCAGATGGGCCCCGACCATATCTGGCTGACGGTGCCTTTCTCCGTGCTGGTATCATGGGTGTTCAACACCATTGAAATTGTGGGGCACACCAGCGAAAACCCCTTCGATAACCAGGTAAACGACGTGCCCATGACGGCACTGTGCCGCTCCATTGAAATAGACCTGCGCGAGATGCTGGGCGAAACTCACCTGCCGCCTCGCATAGAGCCCCACAACGACGTTTTGTATTAG
- a CDS encoding DNA integrity scanning protein DisA nucleotide-binding domain protein — protein MLAPLPLLSAPPVQPIAPEPVVGPLAMWPHQARFRQGAQQSAQSVFDALDEELNPTVLLLGIPATTTAGADPNVSLEPLDAFPDRERFLGVRQRGLTLQQEEPWPFRGYEVVSEWYEQWRQEGVSLRRAVQEVFDADPASHKRISYVGMPVLVHNHFVLTVLQLNAKVVKRYAALQPERYYTDGRPLATSLIQAVIIRFHEECWKALNEPEAGLSLFMRPRDTDELIRAAGRLFMDTPAQDLGLDPTLAKLFATCTTISSLRYEGAEGVGKLLLARRRHPNLEEVFALTCPTPLTDYRAVRKLLEMATADVSLLADGENVYALGRLVGHYDPAREDLFVINFVKHYIWEFQHDGQVLMRANYGTPSLPRTRLNRTHFRRELRHTFGLTDSGKIERLWEVMMEASRQKHGTLLVITTEALAEADRLKLQCTLIEPVPLTPLITRLITAIDGAVLLDPDGYCYSIGVILDGKATGRGTSTRGARYNSAIRYVESSPYACLAVVVSEDGLVDVITKENLGE, from the coding sequence ATGCTTGCCCCGCTTCCTTTACTGAGCGCCCCTCCTGTACAGCCCATTGCGCCCGAGCCCGTAGTAGGCCCGCTGGCCATGTGGCCGCATCAGGCCCGTTTCCGGCAGGGCGCCCAGCAAAGTGCCCAGAGCGTGTTTGATGCATTGGATGAGGAACTGAACCCCACGGTGCTCCTGCTGGGCATTCCGGCCACCACCACGGCCGGCGCTGATCCTAACGTTAGCCTGGAACCCTTGGATGCCTTCCCCGACCGGGAGCGGTTTCTGGGGGTGCGGCAGCGGGGCCTGACGTTGCAGCAGGAAGAACCCTGGCCGTTCCGGGGCTACGAGGTGGTATCGGAGTGGTATGAGCAGTGGCGGCAGGAAGGCGTATCGCTGCGCCGTGCCGTGCAGGAAGTGTTTGATGCCGACCCCGCCAGCCACAAGCGCATCAGCTACGTGGGCATGCCCGTGCTGGTGCACAACCACTTTGTGCTGACGGTGCTGCAGCTGAATGCCAAAGTGGTGAAGCGCTATGCCGCGCTGCAGCCTGAGCGGTACTACACCGATGGTCGTCCGCTGGCTACCTCCCTGATCCAGGCCGTTATTATCCGCTTTCATGAAGAGTGCTGGAAGGCGCTGAACGAGCCCGAAGCCGGCCTGAGCCTGTTCATGCGCCCGCGCGATACCGACGAGCTGATCCGGGCCGCCGGCCGCCTGTTTATGGATACCCCGGCCCAGGATCTGGGCCTGGACCCCACCCTGGCCAAGCTGTTTGCTACCTGCACTACTATTTCCTCTCTGCGCTATGAAGGGGCCGAGGGCGTGGGCAAGCTCCTGCTGGCCCGCCGCCGCCACCCCAACCTGGAGGAGGTATTTGCCCTCACCTGCCCCACCCCGCTCACCGACTACCGGGCCGTGCGCAAGCTTCTGGAAATGGCCACGGCCGATGTCAGTCTGCTGGCCGACGGGGAAAACGTGTATGCCCTGGGCCGGTTAGTGGGTCACTACGACCCTGCCCGCGAAGACCTGTTCGTTATCAACTTCGTGAAACACTACATCTGGGAGTTTCAGCACGATGGGCAGGTGCTGATGCGCGCCAACTACGGCACGCCCAGCCTGCCGCGCACGCGCCTCAACCGCACCCATTTCCGCCGGGAGCTGCGCCACACCTTTGGCCTCACCGACTCCGGTAAAATAGAGCGCCTCTGGGAGGTGATGATGGAAGCCAGCCGGCAAAAGCACGGCACTCTGCTGGTTATCACCACGGAGGCCCTGGCCGAAGCCGACCGCCTGAAGCTGCAGTGCACGCTCATTGAGCCCGTTCCGCTCACTCCGCTCATCACCCGCCTCATCACCGCCATCGACGGGGCCGTGCTCCTCGACCCCGATGGCTACTGCTACTCCATTGGCGTTATTCTGGATGGCAAAGCTACCGGCCGCGGCACCAGCACCCGGGGCGCCCGCTACAACTCCGCCATTCGCTACGTAGAAAGCAGCCCGTATGCTTGCCTGGCAGTGGTGGTGAGCGAAGATGGTTTGGTAGATGTGATTACCAAAGAGAACCTGGGAGAATAG
- a CDS encoding (4Fe-4S)-binding protein — protein sequence MDTPGSHHKPIVKHYSNGTVTVVWQPALCIHSRHCVLGLPEVFDFERRPWIDPTAAASPEIMRQIEQCPSGALSYFLNQEAPAAAPDDQKATGAEAMPTTGIRVEVSAGGPLLISGPVVVHTPDGQEHSHPRTALCRCGQSKNKPYCDGAHRDLPPGWDQKGANPA from the coding sequence ATGGATACGCCCGGCTCCCACCACAAACCCATTGTTAAGCACTACTCCAACGGTACCGTAACGGTAGTATGGCAGCCCGCGCTGTGCATTCATTCGCGGCACTGCGTGCTGGGCCTGCCGGAGGTGTTTGATTTTGAGCGCCGCCCCTGGATAGACCCCACCGCCGCCGCCAGCCCGGAAATTATGCGGCAGATAGAGCAATGCCCTTCCGGGGCGCTCAGCTACTTCCTGAACCAGGAAGCCCCGGCCGCTGCCCCCGACGACCAGAAAGCCACCGGCGCCGAAGCCATGCCCACCACCGGTATTCGGGTAGAGGTAAGCGCGGGCGGCCCCTTGCTCATCAGCGGCCCGGTGGTGGTGCACACCCCCGATGGCCAGGAGCACAGTCACCCGCGCACCGCCCTGTGCCGCTGCGGCCAATCGAAAAACAAGCCATACTGCGACGGGGCGCACCGGGACCTGCCGCCCGGCTGGGACCAGAAGGGCGCCAATCCGGCCTAA
- a CDS encoding LysR substrate-binding domain-containing protein: protein MPDFRLRVFQTVARHLSFTKAAQELFISQPAVTKHVRELERSYGQRLFERRGNRVALTAAGHLLLTHADTVEALHHQLTDQLYALHHEAAGRLRLGASTTLAQYVLPPILPAFQARYPHIELTMLNANSEQIAEALLHGHLDLAFVEGRSKNRDLHYELLLQDELVAVRRSTGTPPVAMTLAEALQHPLVLRERGSGTLEVLEFALRTQQIRLDQLHVALYLDNTEGIKSYLEAAPACLGFVSQRAVTRDVQVGRLEIVPIPELRLARQFEAAWVQGQPLSAQAERFLAYARRELLEEV, encoded by the coding sequence ATGCCCGATTTCCGTCTTCGTGTTTTTCAGACCGTGGCCCGGCACCTGAGCTTTACCAAGGCCGCGCAGGAGCTGTTCATCAGCCAGCCCGCCGTTACCAAGCACGTGCGGGAGCTGGAGCGCAGCTACGGGCAGCGCCTGTTTGAGCGCCGCGGCAACCGCGTAGCCCTCACCGCCGCCGGCCACCTGCTGCTCACCCACGCCGATACCGTGGAAGCCCTCCACCATCAGCTCACCGACCAGCTCTACGCCCTGCACCACGAAGCCGCGGGGCGCTTGCGCCTGGGCGCCAGCACCACGCTGGCCCAGTACGTGCTGCCTCCCATTCTGCCCGCTTTTCAGGCCCGCTACCCGCATATTGAGCTCACCATGCTCAATGCCAACTCCGAGCAGATTGCCGAAGCCCTCCTGCACGGCCACCTGGACCTGGCTTTTGTGGAAGGCCGCAGCAAAAACCGCGACCTGCACTATGAGCTCCTGCTGCAGGATGAACTGGTAGCCGTGCGACGGAGTACGGGTACCCCGCCCGTGGCCATGACCTTGGCCGAAGCCCTGCAGCACCCGCTGGTGTTGCGGGAGCGGGGCTCCGGCACCCTGGAGGTGCTGGAATTTGCCCTGCGCACCCAGCAGATCCGGCTGGACCAGCTCCACGTGGCGCTCTACCTCGATAATACGGAAGGCATCAAGTCCTACCTGGAAGCAGCGCCGGCCTGCCTGGGGTTTGTGTCGCAGCGGGCTGTGACGCGGGATGTGCAGGTAGGCCGCCTGGAAATTGTGCCCATACCGGAGCTGCGCCTGGCCCGGCAGTTTGAAGCTGCCTGGGTGCAGGGGCAGCCTTTATCGGCGCAGGCGGAGCGCTTCCTGGCGTATGCCCGGCGTGAGCTGCTGGAAGAGGTATAA
- a CDS encoding energy transducer TonB, translating to MMRFFSRLVLLLSLVAIGLSPAHAQKKLKYPKPEKDKVYDAVEKPALPEGGLEAFGQYLADHQNYPTAALQRGVQGTVTVSFVIEKSGDLTEVAPIQPGDPDLDAEAVRTVKAGPKWTPAMHKGAKVRQRMSIPITFQIPADAGSAAATTAPAPAATAAPAAAQATVPAEKSTPTVIAPDQPARPVGGTEAFFAWIQQNQKYPALAKQRKIEGRVIMEFIVQKDGSLTDIKPVKRLGAGLDEEAIRLLKAAPKWAPASYKGQPIKQKMVLPVVFQL from the coding sequence ATGATGCGCTTTTTTTCCCGTTTGGTGCTGTTGCTCAGCTTGGTGGCCATTGGCCTTTCTCCCGCTCACGCTCAGAAAAAACTTAAATACCCCAAGCCGGAGAAAGACAAGGTGTATGATGCCGTGGAAAAGCCCGCCCTGCCGGAAGGCGGCCTGGAGGCTTTCGGGCAATATCTGGCCGACCACCAGAACTATCCTACCGCCGCGCTGCAGCGCGGCGTGCAAGGCACCGTTACGGTTTCCTTCGTCATTGAAAAATCCGGCGACCTGACCGAAGTGGCCCCTATCCAGCCCGGCGACCCTGACCTGGACGCCGAGGCTGTGCGCACCGTGAAAGCCGGCCCTAAGTGGACGCCCGCCATGCACAAAGGCGCCAAAGTGCGGCAGCGCATGAGCATTCCCATTACCTTCCAGATTCCGGCCGATGCTGGCAGCGCCGCCGCCACTACTGCCCCGGCACCGGCCGCTACCGCCGCACCGGCAGCCGCCCAGGCTACCGTACCTGCTGAAAAGAGCACGCCCACCGTTATTGCCCCCGACCAGCCTGCCCGCCCCGTTGGTGGCACGGAAGCCTTTTTTGCTTGGATTCAGCAAAATCAGAAATACCCCGCGCTGGCCAAGCAACGCAAGATTGAAGGCCGGGTCATTATGGAGTTTATCGTGCAGAAAGACGGTTCCCTAACCGATATCAAGCCCGTAAAGCGCCTTGGCGCCGGCCTCGACGAAGAAGCCATTCGCCTGCTGAAAGCGGCACCCAAATGGGCGCCCGCCAGCTATAAAGGCCAACCCATAAAGCAAAAGATGGTGTTGCCGGTTGTATTCCAGCTATAG
- a CDS encoding MutS-related protein produces MAAASSFRPITISPTDIFTDNLPAHTAQEQHFAARHQAVAWLRVAVFLGGALAVYLLLSRQQYALGFGVLAAAYLVFVLVMRWHSRLGYQRDHFRLLRQINQEELDRLAGRLSGFDSGLPYMDAQHPYTADLDVFGSHSVFQLLSRATSRLGQDHLAAWLQTAGTPAKLLARQEAVAELAPDAAWQHEWQARARHFPKQAEDPRRFTEWLRAPDFFADKAWLKALLFVLPPLALGSVGLWLSGYSLWVVAPFLLLMGAINHHYQAARDAYFDHSESMYDVLRAYRDQLALLEARPVQAPRLLELHRTLFAASDGAPASRLIGRLAVMVDYFSMRQSTLAAFFANNLLFWDFFWMWRLEGWKHRLGGHRLDAILEVVAETEALVSLAAFQFANPTYTVPELSSSPLEFTAEGLGHPLIFTTERITNDFSTVGPGSTGVVTGSNMSGKTTFLRTVGLNMVLALAGAAVCARRLRVSPAQVYTAMRTQDNLAESTSSFYAELKRLRLLLELTATGQPVFYLLDEILKGTNSRDRHRGARALIHQLHRRPASGLVSTHDLELGELAEELPGFVTNYSFNSTFSGQQIHFDYRLTPGVCRSFNASQLMRLMGIAVEDDEAGN; encoded by the coding sequence GTGGCTGCCGCTTCTTCCTTTCGCCCGATTACCATCTCACCTACCGATATCTTCACCGACAACCTGCCGGCCCACACCGCGCAGGAGCAGCATTTTGCGGCCCGGCACCAGGCGGTGGCCTGGCTGCGGGTAGCCGTATTTTTGGGCGGTGCGCTGGCAGTGTATCTGCTTTTAAGCCGCCAGCAGTACGCCCTCGGTTTTGGCGTGCTGGCAGCCGCTTATCTGGTATTTGTATTGGTGATGCGCTGGCATAGCCGCCTAGGCTACCAGCGCGACCATTTCCGCCTGCTCCGGCAGATAAACCAGGAAGAGCTGGACCGCCTGGCCGGCCGCCTCAGCGGCTTTGATTCGGGCTTGCCATACATGGACGCCCAACATCCTTACACCGCCGACCTGGACGTCTTCGGGTCGCACTCGGTGTTTCAGCTGCTGAGCCGTGCTACCTCCCGCCTGGGGCAGGACCACCTGGCAGCCTGGCTGCAAACCGCCGGTACCCCGGCTAAGCTGCTGGCCCGCCAGGAAGCCGTAGCCGAGTTGGCGCCCGATGCAGCCTGGCAGCACGAGTGGCAGGCCCGTGCCCGGCACTTCCCCAAGCAGGCCGAAGACCCGCGCCGCTTCACGGAGTGGCTGCGAGCCCCCGATTTCTTCGCTGATAAAGCCTGGCTGAAGGCCCTGCTTTTTGTGTTGCCGCCCCTGGCCCTGGGCAGCGTAGGGCTCTGGCTCAGCGGTTACTCTTTATGGGTAGTGGCGCCGTTTCTGCTGCTGATGGGCGCCATTAACCACCACTACCAGGCCGCCCGCGACGCCTACTTCGACCACAGTGAGAGCATGTACGATGTGCTGCGCGCCTACCGCGACCAGCTGGCCCTGCTGGAAGCCCGGCCGGTGCAGGCCCCGCGCCTCCTGGAGCTGCACCGCACCTTGTTTGCCGCCTCCGATGGCGCCCCGGCTTCCCGCCTAATTGGCCGGCTGGCTGTGATGGTGGATTATTTCTCGATGCGCCAAAGCACGCTGGCGGCGTTTTTTGCCAATAACCTGCTCTTCTGGGACTTCTTCTGGATGTGGCGGTTGGAAGGCTGGAAGCACCGCCTCGGCGGCCACCGCCTGGATGCTATACTGGAAGTAGTAGCCGAAACCGAAGCCCTGGTGAGCTTGGCGGCTTTTCAGTTTGCCAACCCCACCTATACCGTGCCGGAGCTGAGCTCTTCGCCTTTGGAGTTCACCGCCGAGGGCCTGGGGCATCCGCTCATCTTTACCACGGAGCGTATCACCAATGATTTCAGCACCGTGGGGCCGGGCAGCACGGGCGTGGTTACGGGCTCCAATATGTCGGGTAAAACCACTTTTCTGCGCACGGTGGGCCTGAACATGGTGCTGGCCTTGGCTGGCGCCGCAGTGTGTGCCCGCCGGCTGCGCGTAAGCCCGGCGCAGGTGTACACGGCTATGCGAACCCAGGATAATCTGGCCGAAAGCACATCTTCTTTCTATGCCGAGCTGAAGCGCCTGCGTCTGCTGCTGGAGCTCACGGCCACCGGGCAGCCGGTTTTCTATCTGCTGGATGAAATTCTGAAAGGCACCAACTCCCGTGACCGGCACCGCGGGGCCCGCGCCCTCATCCATCAGCTGCACCGCCGCCCCGCCAGCGGCCTGGTCAGCACTCACGACCTGGAGCTGGGCGAGCTGGCCGAGGAGTTGCCCGGCTTCGTTACCAACTATAGCTTCAACAGCACCTTCAGCGGCCAGCAGATTCATTTTGACTACCGCCTCACACCCGGTGTATGCCGCTCCTTCAACGCCAGCCAGCTGATGCGCTTGATGGGCATTGCCGTGGAAGACGACGAGGCAGGGAATTAA
- a CDS encoding STAS domain-containing protein, which yields MEVYREILPESYLLILANDVPETQQDANALDWALRRAARSGKSSVWVDCSHLDHLPPNAAELLTFYYHKLHKHGMNLVLCHVSSPVQQELDSLVPALRPPIVNNLLDAELFCQQEHSTRRIA from the coding sequence ATGGAAGTTTACCGAGAGATATTACCCGAAAGCTACTTGCTGATTCTGGCCAATGATGTGCCGGAAACCCAACAGGATGCCAATGCTCTGGATTGGGCCCTGCGCCGGGCAGCCCGTAGTGGAAAATCGAGCGTGTGGGTTGATTGCAGTCACCTGGACCACCTCCCCCCCAACGCCGCCGAACTGCTGACTTTTTACTATCATAAGTTGCATAAGCACGGCATGAACCTGGTGCTCTGCCACGTAAGTTCTCCCGTGCAGCAGGAGCTGGATAGCTTGGTGCCCGCGCTACGTCCCCCCATTGTCAATAACTTACTGGATGCCGAGCTGTTCTGTCAGCAAGAGCATTCTACACGGCGCATTGCCTGA